A part of Paenibacillus sp. 481 genomic DNA contains:
- a CDS encoding NHL domain-containing protein — MGPYINKTYRSWLASTIAITLVYSGVGAGIVAASAKKEIPHNAPAVATKSAATNVSTSATQSPESARSGGQTSDAQLSKASSRAFESFRSPAFELATWLRAPFWYEVVQWSGSGISGMSDGLGTHAQYRFPASLVVNSEGHLIVADSRNHRLRSIDQSGQTKTIAGAFIEEASSAQPQGGWHDGDATSSLLNEPSGLAADGQGHLYVADSGNHVIRKLSKDGKMTTIAGDGLAGWKDGAGKEAQFNYPRAVTISADGTLYVADTLNHVIRMVDNNGQVTTLNARSKRIVEYVPGAISAAGDYRDGKLSEALFNEPSALAWDKQGRLLVSDTGNNRIRAIDLSAGTVETIAGAAPKYASNALYAEGSYKDGSALTASFNHPAGLAVTQEGGIVVADRWNHSIRYIMNGQVYTIAGKGSQDGKWNGLASEARFHEPVAVAVLPNGSIAVADGFNNAIRLLYRYELPVDLKHAPPKEAAMVYNRQVAGQDAAPFKDKETLLISLRGMEHITQFRTVWTPERQEARLIMGETSYLLRAGHTDVQKIEQGRQTSLTLSAAPVIRDGRLFVPAPFFTEQLGFDIRWLPEQRALIVRDKLHVRYTNRQSLATSNNP, encoded by the coding sequence ATGGGTCCATACATAAATAAAACATACAGATCATGGCTAGCGTCCACAATAGCCATTACCCTCGTCTACAGCGGTGTAGGCGCAGGAATTGTAGCGGCGTCTGCAAAAAAAGAGATACCGCATAATGCACCAGCGGTCGCAACGAAATCTGCCGCAACGAACGTGTCGACAAGTGCTACACAATCGCCGGAATCGGCACGAAGCGGTGGACAAACATCTGATGCACAACTGAGCAAGGCTTCTTCACGTGCATTCGAATCTTTTCGCTCACCTGCATTTGAACTTGCAACTTGGTTGCGTGCGCCGTTTTGGTATGAAGTTGTGCAATGGTCGGGCAGCGGCATTTCAGGAATGAGCGACGGATTGGGCACTCACGCTCAGTATCGCTTTCCGGCAAGTCTGGTTGTAAATAGCGAGGGGCATTTAATCGTTGCCGATTCTCGCAATCACCGCCTTCGCTCGATCGACCAGAGTGGTCAGACGAAGACGATAGCCGGAGCTTTCATAGAGGAAGCGTCGTCAGCACAGCCACAAGGTGGGTGGCATGACGGAGATGCCACATCCTCTTTACTTAATGAGCCGAGCGGATTAGCGGCAGACGGTCAAGGCCATCTATATGTCGCGGACAGTGGCAATCATGTCATTAGGAAGCTAAGCAAGGATGGCAAGATGACTACCATTGCTGGTGACGGACTGGCGGGCTGGAAGGATGGTGCAGGTAAAGAAGCACAATTCAACTACCCGCGGGCTGTAACGATTAGCGCAGATGGTACGTTATACGTAGCAGATACACTTAACCATGTTATTCGGATGGTCGATAACAACGGTCAGGTGACGACTTTAAATGCACGGTCCAAGCGTATTGTAGAATACGTGCCAGGTGCGATTTCTGCTGCTGGCGATTACCGTGACGGCAAGCTAAGCGAAGCTTTATTTAACGAGCCGTCGGCGCTCGCGTGGGACAAGCAAGGGCGACTTCTCGTCAGCGATACCGGGAATAATCGGATACGTGCCATTGACTTGAGCGCTGGAACGGTAGAGACGATTGCGGGAGCTGCTCCTAAGTATGCTTCAAATGCGTTATATGCTGAGGGAAGCTATAAAGATGGTAGCGCCTTAACAGCGTCGTTTAACCACCCAGCTGGGTTAGCTGTGACACAGGAGGGTGGCATCGTCGTTGCGGACCGTTGGAATCATTCAATTCGTTACATAATGAATGGACAAGTATACACGATTGCAGGCAAAGGAAGCCAAGATGGCAAGTGGAACGGCTTGGCGAGTGAAGCTCGTTTCCACGAGCCCGTAGCCGTAGCTGTATTGCCTAACGGCTCGATCGCAGTAGCGGACGGATTCAACAATGCGATTCGCCTCTTGTATCGTTATGAGCTGCCAGTGGACTTGAAACACGCGCCGCCAAAAGAGGCTGCAATGGTATATAACCGTCAAGTAGCAGGGCAAGATGCTGCACCGTTCAAAGACAAAGAAACGTTGCTCATATCGCTGCGAGGAATGGAACATATCACGCAATTTCGTACCGTGTGGACGCCTGAACGGCAAGAAGCGCGTCTTATTATGGGCGAAACAAGCTACCTTTTACGTGCAGGACACACAGATGTGCAAAAGATAGAGCAGGGTAGGCAGACAAGCTTAACGCTGTCGGCGGCACCTGTAATCCGTGACGGTCGTCTATTTGTGCCAGCTCCTTTCTTTACAGAGCAACTTGGCTTTGATATTCGCTGGCTGCCTGAGCAGCGTGCTCTAATCGTACGCGATAAGCTGCACGTTCGATATACAAACAGACAATCGCTGGCAACGTCGAATAATCCTTAG
- a CDS encoding L,D-transpeptidase has product MDNKSDSMSSSKSDIQSTLPSNKDQAYMKKYVARHPDSRMGWYFLGKQYEQAGEIGKAHYCYNQAGDVFKAFENEPLPAEWAEQLSQRKQELLLQRQRRRRNAKLVALLVLFFAIVVVAPGGQLSIADKLATFSDEQGPSITEPRVEGNGHKQVKLLPASQGDRLGELIQSAIVAGANKKIELLIVDAKRDKQWLLWSQRPRPLWQITVPEAKPTDDAEAMDSADAGTSASRSLRGGALVQPLATPNCKCEEAKAQARVTANEWALEAERKLVTRSALTAAVSRGISLPDRWNGLAKPYPHNHVSGTTPHLAGDYAQLKAAFDKQLLTAGAGTQGKQMAAVKALWQANDADPFKHPLRIVIDKQRHRLAVVSGNILLRNYKVGLGGTRTPVGTFNITEKVVNPNGSATGTYGSRGMALSNSLYAIHGTSDLSSIGKDKSLGCIRMLPADVEELFDMVPLGAEVLITSGVLPAEERVPQASERFRVQLAPSQQNPNKVYEWLS; this is encoded by the coding sequence ATGGACAATAAGAGCGACAGCATGAGTAGCAGCAAGAGCGATATCCAATCGACACTGCCGTCAAACAAAGATCAGGCGTATATGAAAAAATACGTCGCCAGGCATCCAGATAGCCGGATGGGATGGTATTTTCTTGGTAAGCAGTATGAGCAGGCTGGAGAAATAGGCAAAGCTCATTATTGCTACAACCAAGCAGGTGATGTGTTCAAAGCTTTTGAAAATGAACCACTCCCTGCTGAATGGGCAGAACAATTGTCACAAAGGAAGCAAGAGCTGCTACTTCAGCGACAACGCAGACGCCGCAATGCTAAGTTAGTAGCTCTGCTCGTCTTGTTCTTTGCAATCGTCGTAGTAGCTCCAGGCGGGCAGTTGAGTATAGCTGATAAGTTGGCAACCTTTAGCGATGAGCAGGGTCCTTCTATAACGGAACCTCGTGTGGAAGGAAACGGTCATAAACAAGTTAAGTTGCTGCCTGCCTCTCAGGGAGACAGGCTCGGAGAGCTGATACAATCCGCGATTGTTGCAGGTGCCAACAAGAAGATCGAGCTCTTGATTGTCGACGCTAAACGGGATAAACAATGGCTGCTGTGGTCACAACGACCGCGTCCACTGTGGCAAATTACAGTTCCAGAAGCTAAACCTACTGATGATGCCGAGGCAATGGATAGTGCCGATGCTGGTACAAGTGCGAGTAGGTCCCTCAGAGGCGGCGCACTCGTTCAGCCGCTTGCGACACCTAATTGCAAGTGTGAAGAGGCTAAAGCGCAAGCACGGGTTACGGCTAACGAGTGGGCGCTTGAGGCAGAGCGCAAGCTTGTTACGCGCTCTGCGCTAACAGCTGCTGTAAGCCGGGGCATTTCATTACCCGACCGCTGGAACGGATTAGCGAAGCCATATCCGCATAATCATGTGTCGGGTACAACGCCCCATCTAGCAGGAGACTATGCACAGCTTAAAGCTGCGTTCGATAAGCAATTATTGACCGCTGGCGCTGGCACTCAAGGCAAGCAGATGGCGGCTGTCAAAGCGTTGTGGCAAGCGAACGACGCTGACCCTTTCAAGCACCCGCTGCGCATCGTCATCGACAAGCAGCGGCATCGCCTTGCGGTTGTAAGCGGCAATATATTGCTGCGCAATTATAAGGTTGGACTTGGCGGCACACGCACCCCAGTCGGAACATTTAACATTACGGAGAAGGTTGTTAATCCAAATGGCAGCGCAACCGGAACGTACGGCAGCAGAGGGATGGCATTGTCCAACTCGCTTTATGCGATTCATGGCACAAGTGATCTTAGCAGCATTGGCAAGGATAAATCGCTCGGCTGTATACGCATGCTGCCCGCAGATGTTGAGGAGTTGTTCGATATGGTACCGCTAGGTGCGGAAGTACTCATTACGAGCGGCGTATTACCTGCCGAGGAACGGGTGCCACAAGCGTCGGAGCGTTTCCGTGTGCAACTAGCTCCTTCGCAGCAAAATCCGAACAAAGTGTATGAGTGGCTAAGCTAG